The Moorella glycerini genomic interval ATACCGTCGAGGTCGCTACCGTATTCAGATACATATTTCTTTAAACCGGCAAGCAGCTGGGAGTAAAAACCGAGTACATCCCAGTATAAATGATTATTTATTTTTGTTCCCCCTGTGGGGAAGCGGTAGATTTCGGTTAAGGCAAGCCGGTCCTCTTTGATACTTCCCACCACCGCCCTGCCGCTCTCCGCGCCCAGGTCAAAGGCCAGGAACCTCCTGGTTTCCCTCATGGTTTATCACCCAACCTTTCCCAATCAAGCGGGTAGGTACCGTATTCTTTGATAGCATCGAGGAAGGTTTTATAGTTTACCGGGTTTATACCGGCGTGGATGGAATTGCTGGAGGAGATTATATAACCGCCTCCTGCTCCCGCTTTCCGGATGCAATCTTTAACCTCTTCAATCACATCTTCCGGCTTCTTGTCAACCAGGGTGCTGACGCAATCCACGTTTCCTTTCAAGCAGATACGATCACCGTAGGTTTTCTTCATATATTCCAGGTCCATCCCCCCCAGGGGGTCAATGGGGTCCAGGCAGTCGATGCCCGTATCTATCAAATCTTCGATGACTTTCATAATATTGCCGTCGGTATGCTTGATTACATAGAAACCCAGGGCTTTAAAGTTCTGGATCAGCCTTTTGAAGTGGGGTAAGACCATTTTCCGGTACATTTCCGGGCTGATCAGCAGGTCCTTATTGTCGGCAATATCGTCGCCGACAACAATTATTTCCCCCCCCAGTTCTTTTATATTGCGGGCCAGGCGAGTGCTGTAATCCACGCTGATTTCCATCAGCCGCTCCACGACATCCGGCTGCGTGTAAAACCCCATCAGGAAGCCTTCAAAACCCATCAAATCCCGCGGCTGGGAAAACACATCCCGGAGCCTTATAATTACGGCCCGCGTATCGCCGATGGCTTCCATGACCCGCTTGATGTCGTCGAACCGGTAATCGGCATCCGGGTCGGGGACTCTAAGCTTCTTCAGATCTTCCTCATCCTTAATGGGGTAATCTACCGGCATGGGATATTCATCATAGGAAGCCCTCACGATGCCCCATTCGTCCCGGTAATGCCGGCTGTCGATTACCTCTTTTTTCATATTCGGCGCCACGGCCATCCCGTCAATATCCATCAGCTCGATAAATTTTACCTCGTCGCGCTGTCCGGTCATCTTTTCTATTACACTGGGACTTATAATCCACTCAAAGGTGGGTATCCTGTCCGGTTCCTCCCTTTGCAGGGTCTTGATCACTCTTTCCTTCGGTTTCATTTTTTAACCCCCAAGCGTATTGGCGCCTTTATTCTTTCTCTCCCGCGCGATTTTTTCCGCATAGCCGCTGCGGCGATAATTCAGCAGGGGGTCCGGCTCAATTCCCATTTCCACCCGCACCTGGTTCAGCAGGGGATTGACATCAATCTCAAAGGCTTCCATCAGGGTCCTGTTGGCCAGGATTACATCGCCATTTTGCCGCGCCTCCTGCAGTTTCCTGCGGTCGACTAAGAGAGCCCTGGCGTAGGCCTTCTGGACGTTCATTACCGACTGGATTATTCCTTCAATGCTCGGCTCGATATTGTGGGATTGGTCCAGCATGTAGACAATATCCACGTCCACGTTATCTTCTTCAGCTTCAATAATTTGATCAAAAATCAGGAACAGGCCATAGGGATCGATGGAGCCGACCATCAGGTCATCGTCCGCATACTTGTGGTTGTTGAAATGGAAGCCGCCCATCTTCCCTTCATCAAGTAAGACAGCGATAATCTGTTCCACATTTACCCCTAACAGGTGGTGTCCCAGATCAACCAGAACTTTGGCCCTGTCTCCCATTTTCGTACACATGAGATAGGACATACCCCAATCCATCACATCGGTGGTGTAAAAGGCGGGTTCAAAAGGTTTGTATTCGAGCAGCAGGGTCATATCGGCATCCATGGCGTCGTAGAGTTCCTTCAGTCCCGCGAATAACCTGTGTTTGCGCTCTCTTAATTTATCCTGTCCGGGGTAGTTGGTGCCGTCAGCCAGCCACACACCCAATGTTTTTGACCCCAATTCCCTGGCTATTCTTACGCAATCCTTGAAGTGCTCAATGGTGCTGCGGCGGACATCGGCAAAGGGGTTACATATGCTCCCGAATTTAAACTGCTGCCCCATAAAGGTGTTGGGGTGAACCGTACCTATTCTGAGGCCTTTCTCAGCGGCATATTCACGTACGGGCTCGTACTTCCCGTCCTCCGTCACATCCCAGAGGACATGGGTCGCCATTACGGGGCAAATGCCAACCACCCGCTGGATCTCGGCACAGTCGTCTATTCTATCCCAGACGGTTATAGCGGCACCTTCCTCCCGGAAGGTGCCATAGCGCGTGCCCGAATTACCCACCGCCCAGGAAGGAAGTTCAATGACCTGCTTTTTTAGCTTGTCTTTAACCCTTTCGATATCAATTCCTTTATCTGCTAAAACCTGGGCCAGGAGCTGGTACTGTTTTTCCCATAACATGACCTTATCCCTCCCAAAACTTTATTCTGTGAGGTTATATTTAAACATCAGTTCCATTTCCCTGACTGTGCCTGTTTCCGGGTCGATATCGGGATAATAGATATTGGCCATTACCTCATTCCACCTGGCAATTACGGGACTGCTGGCCAGGACTCTATTGGAA includes:
- the rhaI gene encoding L-rhamnose isomerase, which produces MLWEKQYQLLAQVLADKGIDIERVKDKLKKQVIELPSWAVGNSGTRYGTFREEGAAITVWDRIDDCAEIQRVVGICPVMATHVLWDVTEDGKYEPVREYAAEKGLRIGTVHPNTFMGQQFKFGSICNPFADVRRSTIEHFKDCVRIARELGSKTLGVWLADGTNYPGQDKLRERKHRLFAGLKELYDAMDADMTLLLEYKPFEPAFYTTDVMDWGMSYLMCTKMGDRAKVLVDLGHHLLGVNVEQIIAVLLDEGKMGGFHFNNHKYADDDLMVGSIDPYGLFLIFDQIIEAEEDNVDVDIVYMLDQSHNIEPSIEGIIQSVMNVQKAYARALLVDRRKLQEARQNGDVILANRTLMEAFEIDVNPLLNQVRVEMGIEPDPLLNYRRSGYAEKIARERKNKGANTLGG
- a CDS encoding uroporphyrinogen decarboxylase family protein; translation: MKPKERVIKTLQREEPDRIPTFEWIISPSVIEKMTGQRDEVKFIELMDIDGMAVAPNMKKEVIDSRHYRDEWGIVRASYDEYPMPVDYPIKDEEDLKKLRVPDPDADYRFDDIKRVMEAIGDTRAVIIRLRDVFSQPRDLMGFEGFLMGFYTQPDVVERLMEISVDYSTRLARNIKELGGEIIVVGDDIADNKDLLISPEMYRKMVLPHFKRLIQNFKALGFYVIKHTDGNIMKVIEDLIDTGIDCLDPIDPLGGMDLEYMKKTYGDRICLKGNVDCVSTLVDKKPEDVIEEVKDCIRKAGAGGGYIISSSNSIHAGINPVNYKTFLDAIKEYGTYPLDWERLGDKP